The Xyrauchen texanus isolate HMW12.3.18 chromosome 38, RBS_HiC_50CHRs, whole genome shotgun sequence genome window below encodes:
- the LOC127631970 gene encoding uncharacterized protein LOC127631970 produces MVFTVSLRSLLLVCLLPLCIQSVDETADPQTLMRIVEMFETRLNVKGQYAVAIRLEKEECLPKADLNSMVFDRKKLQEIGVDILNGEISVSDDIIAAKYKQFDKYTDHSEFRLKNYLNKVLAKEDQCVIYFSLNSPCLNKCLNGKYNIENSLKALQSYTGIKAFLFKYVYEGDDKQTMVERMKAIAPNLPLFQCRYTIEQPTCVQLLKGST; encoded by the exons ATG GTTTTCACTGTGTCTTTGAGGAGTCTTCTTCTGGTCTGTCTGCTTCCTCTTTGTATTCAAAGTGTGGATGAGACTGCAGACCCTCAAACTCTTATGAGAATTGTTGAAATGTTTGAGACTAG ATTGAATGTAAAGGGGCAATATGCTGTAGCCATCAGACTTGAGAAGGAAGAATGCCTCCCAAAGGCTGATTTAAATTCTATGGTTTTTGACCGCAAGAAGTTACAAGAAATTGGAGTTGATATTTTAAATGGAGAAATTTCTGTCTCAGATGACATCATTGCTGCAAAATACAAGCAGTTTGATAAATACACAGACCATTCAGAGTTTCGGCTAAAGAATTATTTGAACAAAGTTTTGGCTAAAGAGGATCAATGTGTGATTTATTTCTCTTTAAATTCCCCGTGTTTGAATAAATGCCTTAATGGGAAATATAACATTGAAAATAGTCTTAAAGCATTACAGTCATACACAGGAATTAAAGCCTTTTTGTTCAAATACGTATATGAAGGTGATGATAAGCAGACAATGGTCGAAAGAATGAAAGCAATAGCACCTAATTTGCCTCTTTTTCAGTGCAGGTATACCATAGAACAACCTACTTGTGTTCAACTGTTGAAAGGCAGcacttaa